Proteins encoded within one genomic window of Anopheles gambiae chromosome 3, idAnoGambNW_F1_1, whole genome shotgun sequence:
- the LOC1275672 gene encoding vascular endothelial growth factor receptor 2 isoform X7 codes for MHSELLFAERRQSMSSDANDGSVLDKFKRSILDQFINGTANTTREDSTFEDLIQTGNTTESNGTSFDDDVTFDYLDEDAGNGTVVGISFGYDNATEDRSTTTATTTTTTTPRYSHEPSYGENSTHVTLPSTSKPLTEYLTKPSIHSDTKDHVPLGQRIRLVCKVNIRAGVNLDMIWKVPPNLNPAVRDARVRLGSLKLNPVKDAAHREIASRELIIERATMADDGTYRCEVMDVNGHRNYHSFKLHVHDSGDDYVMLREENNLDDINVRRNANGKTAPIDIVIEYRSYPANITYYWLKDDDIEVMAGHHGKYELTHSETVVKLRINDPSVTDTGNYTLFVLAGNAEKSHRIGVYVYAKPIVHMESKFVKPNEEVSFTCRSIGYPRPEISFMFLPCLEVPWRNCSASRTNKDKWDSSSPAISSESSARLTPGGKGETPIAKSRVYTLTPKQPGVVYCRATNLEGSEITEADLLVSDLSDSVMLEKEQPKEAITVGDHVTIVCSALVYNYTKEITFVHNDKELQESDGVRHDYSAELYAWQARLDIAHVATEHEGPIYCRAKTMTGAVESRAFHVEVLEPVAPMLVSGKSNESLSVDLHDPLKLECDIVGTPDPKIVWLKDGEPVRPDENSNRVQLTKTTLIFEYLKTDDLGMFECRAENKMGTIEKYWKVDVRTAVVRKSVIYIILSLLLVLIVGIVLVSMFYCRKKKEVKAMKEAGIVNFEEGNLGVYNPELALDEQADLLPYNSEYEFPKERLKLGKQLGTGAFGVVMKATAQRIMVNEDETTVAVKMVKKQTDNEVMRALVSELKIMVHLGQHLNVVNLLGAVTKNIAKRELMVIVEYCRFGNVQNFLLKHRPHFIDQINQETGEIDSSIDKNQLRWSKCGYQYNSQGLKYVNLSFSTNNVNHHPLQHPTAFYHNNHIDSGSTQYVDPKKHLNSKGYVRHSGLQNMGMVDSCNTEVTAMTSVEVEDLNSVNSNEPLWRSNYGMDYKGPARTVNTTDLVCWASQIACGMEYLASRKVLHGDLAARNILLCDDNVVKICDFGLARSMYKSDNYKKKGEAPLPFKWLALECIGDNVFSTYSDVWAYGIVLWELFSLGKVPYPGMEANQELYNKLRDGYRMDKPQYSNQDIYDIMLNCWNVKPDSRPSFKDLKSRFNAMLPDDMRDHYLELNEPYLQMNAEKMERGDTDYLANLGPPEEPAPAAPNYVNGIILPLPPISEIRNDKDYLKMSRTKSDSEESNFDFASFNSDRHSPTIRNNLDTSPPNGSKRHKKRGLPEEIPMLDGNRLSSTANGFNSDSETEPVSPKPRERTSKHNPEPEYINVKGSKVGGVGRAPLCDDELSQEAISNPGYIALSMVDEKRC; via the exons ATGCATTCCGAACTGTTGTTTGCCGAACGGCGACAGTCGATGTCTTCCGATGCGAACGATGGCTCAGTGTTGGACAAAtttaaacgatccattctagACCAATTTATAAACGGTACCGCAAACACTACACGAGAAGATAGTACGTTTGAAGATCTAATACAAACCGGCAACACTACGGAAAGCAATGGCACCTCATTTGACGACGACGTTACCTTCGATTATCTCGATGAGGACGCTGGCAACGGCACGGTAGTCGGAATTTCCTTTGGCTACGACAATGCTACTGAAGATCGTTCGACTACTACagcaactactactactactaccacaccTCGTTACTCTCATGAACCTTCCTATGGTGAAAATTCAACACATGTTACATTGCCTTCTACCAGTAAAC CATTAACCGAGTACTTAACGAAACCGTCGATCCATAGCGATACGAAAGATCACGTACCGCTCGGTCAGCGAATCCGGCTCGTCTGCAAGGTGAACATCCGGGCCGGCGTTAACCTGGACATGATTTGGAAGGTTCCGCCGAATCTCAATCCAGCCGTCAGG GACGCAAGAGTAAGGTTAGGATCGTTGAAGCTGAATCCGGTGAAAGACGCCGCTCACCGGGAGATCGCCTCCCGGGAGCTCATCATCGAGCGGGCAACGATGGCCGACGATGGCACGTACCGGTGCGAGGTGATGGATGTGAACGGTCACCGGAACTATCACAGCTTCAAGCTGCACGTGCACGATTCCGGCGACGACTATGTGATGCTGCGCGAGGAGAACAATCTTGACGACATTAACGTGCGGCGCAATGCGAACGGCAAAACGGCACCGATCGACATCGTGATCGAGTACCGATCGTACCCGGCTAACATTACCTACTACTGGTTGAAGGATGACGATATCGAGGTGATGGCTGGCCATCACGGCAAGTACGAGCTGACGCACAGTGAGACGGTCGTGAAGCTGCGCATCAACGATCCGTCGGTGACCGATACCGGCAACTACACGTTGTTCGTGCTGGCTGGCAATGCGGAAAAGTCACACCGCATAGGGGTGTACGTTTACG CCAAACCGATCGTTCACATGGAGAGCAAGTTTGTAAAACCGAACGAAGAGGTCTCGTTCACGTGCCGAAGCATCGGCTATCCAAGGCCGGAAATTTCGTTTATGTTTCTTCCCTGTCTGGAGGTGCCCTGGAGGAATTGTTCCGCATCAAGGACCAATAAGGACAAATGGGAC TCCTCGAGCCCGGCTATcagttcggagtcgtccgcaAGACTG ACCCCCGGTGGTAAAGGCGAAACCCCAATCGCAAAGTCACGGGTCTACACTCTTACGCCCAAACAGCCGGGTGTGGTGTACTGTCGCGCTACCAACCTGGAGGGCAGCGAAATAACGGAAGCCGATCTGCTCGTCAGCGATCTGTCCGACTCGGTAATGTTGGAAAAGGAGCAACCGAAGGAAGCGATCACCGTCGGCGATCATGTCACGATCGTCTGCTCAGCGCTAGTGTACAACTACACCAAAGAAATAACGTTCGTGCACAACGATAAAGAGCTGCAAGAGTCGGACGGTGTACGGCATGACTACTCAGCGGAGCTGTACGCCTGGCAGGCACGGCTTGACATCGCACACGTGGCGACCGAACACGAAGGCCCAATATACTGTCGAGCGAAAACCATGACCGGTGCGGTAGAAAGTCGTGCCTTCCACGTGGAGGTGCTGGAACCGGTCGCACCGATGCTTGTTTCGGGCAAGAGCAATGAGAGCCTGTCGGTTGATTTGCACGATCCACTGAAACTGGAGTGTGACATCGTCGGTACGCCCGATCCCAAGATCGTTTGGCTAAAGGACGGCGAACCGGTGCGGCCGGACGAGAACAGCAATCGGGTGCAGCTCACCAAAACGACACTCATCTTCGAGTACCTGAAGACGGACGATCTGGGAATGTTCGAGTGCCGGGCGGAGAACAAGATGGGCACGATCGAGAAGTACTGGAAGGTGGATGTGCGAA CTGCTGTTGTGAGGAAATCGGTCATCTACATCATTTTGTCCCTCCTGCTGGTGCTAATCGTCGGTATCGTGCTAGTGTCGATGTTCTACTGccggaagaagaaggaagtgaAAGCGATGAAGGAAGCGGGCATTGTCAACTTTGAGGAAGGTAATCTGGGCGTCTACAATCCCGAACTGGCGCTGGACGAACAGGCCGACCTGCTGCCGTACAATTCCGAGTACGAATTCCCCAAGGAGCGGCTCAAGCTGGGCAAGCAGCTCGGCACTGGTGCGTTCGGTGTGGTGATGAAGGCCACCGCCCAACGCATCATGGTGAACGAGGACGAGACGACGGTCGCCGTGAAGATGGTGAAAAAGCAAACGGACAATGAGGTGATGCGGGCGCTCGTTTCGGAGCTAAAGATCATGGTCCATCTCGGGCAGCACTTGAATGTGGTGAATCTGCTTGGCGCGGTTACGAAAAACATTGCCAAAC GTGAATTAATGGTGATTGTTGAGTACTGCAGGTTTGGAAATGTACAAAACTTCCTGCTCAAACATCGGCCACACTTTATCGACCAGATTAACCAGGAGACGGGTGAGATCGATTCGTCGATCGACAAGAATCAGCTACGGTGGTCCAAGTGTGGATACCAGTATAATAG CCAGGGCTTGAAATATGTCAATCTTTCCTTTTCCACCAACAACGTCAACCATCATCCACTTCAACATCCGACTGCTTTCTACCATAATAATCACATCGACAGCGGCTCGACGCAGTACGTTGATCCGAAGAAGCACCTAAACTCAAAAGGCTATGTGCGCCACTCCGGGCTGCAAAACATGGGCATGGTCGATAGTTGCAACACGGAAGTGACCGCCATGACATCGGTTGAAG TGGAAGATTTGAACTCGGTCAATTCGAATGAGCCGCTATGGCGCTCCAACTACGGCATGGACTACAAGGGGCCGGCACGCACCGTTAACACGACCGATCTGGTCTGCTGGGCGTCACAGATTGCCTGCGGCATGGAGTATCTGGCATCGCGCAAGGTACTGCACGGTGATCTGGCCGCCCGTAACATACTGCTGTGCGACGACAATGTGGTGAAGATCTGTGACTTCGGGTTGGCTCGGTCGATGTACAAGAGCGATAATTACAAGAAGAAGGGTGAAGCGCCGCTACCATTCAAGTGGCTTGCACTGGAATGCATTGGCGACAATGTGTTCAGCACGTACTCGGACGTGTGGGCTTACGGTATAGTGCTGTGGGAGCTGTTTTCACTCGGCAAAGTGCCTTACCCAGGGATGGAGGCGAACCAGGAGCTGTACAATAAGCTGCGCGATGGCTACCGGATGGATAAGCCACAGTACTCGAACCAAGACATTTACGATATTATGCTGAACTGCTGGAACGTGAAGCCTGATTCGCGACCATCGTTTAAGGACCTGAAGAGCAGGTTCAATGCAATGCTTCCAGATGATATGCGAGAT CACTATCTCGAACTGAATGAGCCATACCTACAAATGAATGCCGAAAAGATGGAACGAGGTGATACCGATTACCTGGCTAATCTCGGCCCTCCAGAAGAACCAGCACCAGCGGCACCAAACTATGTCAATGGCATCATTTTACCTCTGCCACCGA TTTCGGAGATTCGTAACGACAAGGACTACCTGAAGATGTCCCGCACAAAGTCCGATTCGGAGGAGAGCAACTTTGACTTTGCCTCGTTCAACAGCGATCGTCATTCGCCCACGATACGCAACAATCTCGACACTAGTCCGCCCAACGGCAGCAAACGGCACAAGAAGCGGGGCCTGCCGGAGGAAATTCCCATGCTCGATGGGAACCGGTTATCGTCCACGGCGAACGGGTTtaactccgattccgaaacggaaccGGTCAGTCCGAAACCGCGCGAACGCACAAGCAAGCACAACCCGGAGCCGGAGTATATAAACGTGAAAGGAAGTAAGGTTGGCGGTGTTGGACGAGCACCGCTGTGTGACGACGAGCTGAGCCAGGAAGCGATCAGCAATCCGGGCTACATTGCGCTCAGTATGGTGGATGAGAAGCGGTGTTAG